aaaataatttttagtgttGTCTGCGGCTGTTTGTATAAGTTTTCAAATTGATCATGAAGCCCTAAAATTGCTAACATAAAttgtgtttattaattttcccATTATCGCAGATTGTTGCAGCCATGTTTGGCATGCTTGTATATAAGGCTGCCGCACTTGTTCAAGTTTACAGAGACAATGAAGACTTGCAATTGGTATTTCCAGAAAATGAGGAAACTTCAAGTGACTGAAATTATCCATATTAGTATTCTCTTGGAGTATTTCATCTTGATTCTGAAATATTTTCAAGCAGAAAGTACTTCCCAAAGACTAATTTGTATGGGCTACCATCAAGCTTCTAGTGGAAAAAGCGCCCAAAAAATCTAAGTGGAATGATTCAGTTTCTCGAATAGCTCTATGGGCCAATTTGACTGGTTAAATTTGAACTTCAGAGACTTGTAGGCTACTATCAGGCACGTCTTCCAAACTCCTACAACTTTTATGCCAATCTTTTAATTGCCATGAGATGATGActgcttgaaaaaaaaaaaaaattgttgttatgATAGATGATATGGAACCATCCGAGTTTGTAATACTTGCACAGTTTAGGGCCTTTTAGCAAGATAAGGTTGATAAATTTGAGTTATCAGTAATCATTTGTAATGGGATGTCAGTCCTCAAAATTGTTTGCGAGAGTATGGGTAAACTATTAGCATGTATGCGgcaataatttgaattacaaattTTGTGGCTCAACTGTGATTTTAGTGACTCAACTGTGATTCCTCTTGAAAGCATCCTTCACCTTGATCTAGTCTTCATTAGATTCAGCTCTATGTTTCTCTGATTGCACGAACAAATTAGCAATGCAGGATGAAGTTTATCTGATGaaagaacaattttctttaagaggaagaaacataaattttatataaaagacTGAACTATCAAATCAACAGCTCTCCCATTTAGTTCTATTACTTTtgcatttaattcaaaaatctgGACCCTTGCTAAGTTGAGCtaatttgtgaaacttggtttgaaaatttgtaaaattttagagGCCGCCAATGTAAAATCCTTCCCCTCTATTGTATAACACTTCATTTCTTATCTGCAGTATAtagaacaataattttaaaaaattacataaaataacacaagggaaaacatgaaaaaatcTAGTAACATTTTCTTACAAAGTAGCAAAATCTATCCACAAAGCCATCCAAGAAATGACCGTACTTGTATCTCCATCTCCTGTTGACAAGTAGAGGGCCAATGAAACACCAAAAacccaccacaaatccaagtGCCATGCTTGCGTACAACAACCAATCCACTTCATCTGCATCTTCATCTTCGTTTCCATTTCCATTCGGAACTTCAGGTGCAAAAGTATTCTTCTCTGTACAATCAGGAAGTGGCGCTCCACAGAGATCATTACCGGAAAAACAAGATGCACCAAAGCTTTGCAACTGAGTGCTTGAAGGAATTTGCCCAGACAAGTCATTTTCTGACAGGTTCAAGTGATTAAGAAATGATAAACTTGACATACTTTGAGGAATCCTACCAAAAAGTCGATTTGTTGAGAAATCAAGGGATTCAATTGATCTCATATTTCCAATATTCTCTGGAATTTTTCCTACGAAAAAGTTGTGTGATAAATTCAAGGTTTGCAATCCTTCAAGATTTGTCAATTGCATAGGTATTTCTCCTGAGAAATTATTCTTGGAAATATCAATGCTTCTTACCAAATTAAGAATGGAGTTGTATTCAACCAAAAGCCCTTTTGTCACAACGGATGCGTCCTCAAAGACAATATTGCCTCTCGTAACAAAGTAATATATAGCGTTTTTCTGATTAGATGAGTTTATTGTCGCCATAGCGGTGAAGTTGTTGATACATCTCGGTATGGTCCCTGAGAGATTGTTATGTGCAACATCTAAAATCTGTAGAAAAGTTAGATGACAAAGTTGAACTGGCAAAGATCCATGAAAGTTGTTTGATCGAAGATTGAGAGTCAACAATCTTGGAAATCTTTCTCCCACCCATGTCGGAATGCTGCCGAAAAAGTCATTTTCTCCAATGTCAAGAGATATCAAACTCGAACAATTCTTAAGTGACACGGGAAATATTCCAGCCAATCGATTATTGCGAAGGTGCAGTGACCTAAGAGAACTTAAAGTTCCAATTGAGATTGGAAGGTTACCAGTAAAGTAATTGTCATCTAAATTCAGCACCTGCAAATGAGGCCAATTCATCCAACAATCTGGTATGTCTCcagaaaagtaattttttgaGAGTTTGAGAGAAATGATCACCGACTTATTATCCCCATTacatattaaatgaataatagaCCCCGATAAAGCATTATTAGAAAGATCAAGTAAACCAAACTCGAAAGGTTGATAAGGCAATGGACGGTGATCAAAATATGGAATAACACCGTAGATTTGATTGTTTGAGAGATTCAGCTCCTGATAATGGGAAGAATTCCAAAACCAACGAGGAATAGTATCTGTAATTCTTGTGTTGGATATGTCTAAGAAAGACAAATACTTTTGTGAATGAAGCCACGATGGAAAATGAGGCCCTAAATGACATGACCTCAATTGCAATGTTTCGAGTTGAAAAGGAGGAACCcaatttggattgaatttcaaaattagagaGTTTCCAGATGCAGAAAACCAAGTCAATTTTGTTAGATTGACAAAGTGAATTTCAGAAAGACTCGCATTCAACTTGTTGTTAGACAAGTCTAGATATTCTAAGTGTGAAAGTTTTCCCAAAGACAATGGAATAAAACCGTTCAACATGTTATTAGAAAGATCTAGTTTTTTCAAAGAGGAAAGCTCTCCTAGAGCAGGTGGAAGTGGACCGAAAAGAGAGTTGTGTCCCAATTCAAGAGTGTGCAGACTTTTAAATTGCAGGAGTTGATTTGTCAAGTGACCAGAAATTTGACAAATGCTCAAATCCAGTGACTCTAGTGCATATGCACCGCAGGAAGAGAAAGTATCTAAGACTTGTGAGAAGTCTTGACTCAAATCGATTAACGAGAGGTCGACTGATGTCAACTTACAAAGTCTTGCAAATGAGGTTGGAATCTTCCCTCCAAGTTTAGAGTTTCCAGAAAGGTCGAGTGTTTCGATAGAAGTCAAGTTTTCTAGACCAACTGATGAAATCGTACCTTGCAAGGAATTCCATGCAACAGAGAGGAACTCGAGATCATTGAACTTAGACAACCAGCCTGGTGTTGTAGAATTGAAATAGTTGAAACGTAAATCAAGATGTCGAAGAGATGTCAAGTTTCTTAGTCCGATGGGGATTTGACCTTGAAACTGATTAGAGCTCAGATCAATAAAGACTAAATTACGGAGACCGAAAACCCAGCTGCCATATTGAAACaaagaattatcaaaattGTTGATTGCAAGATGAAGGGCTTTAAGGGAGGAAAAATTTGCGGATAACAGCGGAGGAAAGTGACAGAGTTGGCATTTGGTCAGCTTTAATACTTTTAAAGAAGGGAGTGAATTTGTGACAAGTAACCAATCAGAGGCTTTACTAAGGTTCATTTGACTCAGATCGAGATGCTCTAGCATATAAAGACCAGATAGCCATGAAAGACTGTCAAcgtgtaaatcataattactCAAAAATGTCCCACTGAGATCAAGATATTGCAGATTAGAGAGATTTCCAAGTTGGAGAGGAATCATTCCGGCAAATTTGGCTCCAGAGAGATTGAGGTATCTTAGGTTCTCAAGAGAACCAAGATATTTGGGAATTTGGATCCCTTCAAAATCATTACCGCTCAAGTCCAAGTGAATCAAATGCTTTAAATCAACCAGAGATGGATTTACCTTACCACCCAGCTTTGACCTCTCGTAATTAGATCCAGCTTTGACCTCTCGTAAGTCACCTCCAAGATAACTAAAAGGATTTTGGAGGCTGAGCTGAAGGACATGACCGGTGATGTTGCTACAAAAAACACCAGCCCATTTACAGCAATCTCCATCACCAGTATTCCAAGAGGCAAGACGGTTGGAAGGATCTATGAGATCTTGTTTCAACTTTAGAAGCGCTTCTCTCTCACTGTCTATGCAACCCACGTAAGAGTTGCCGTTGCAGAAGCTGATGTTGATCATGGCAGCTACAACAAATAACTCAAGGAAAAGAATGGCAACCGAAACACTCATGATAGTTGATTTCATTTCTGTCGATAGaagttatattaattaattataagaaaaggAAGTTTGCTTTGCAAGAATATGTTATAATATTGCTTGATATTTATATTGTCATCCTCTGTTTGCCCATATATAATCAACTTGGAAtagtatatttgaaaattattaatgaccTCACTTTCTCTGCAAGAAATCTCCGTGCTCATCACTTTCAAACATCAAATCTTCAAAGTCATTAATTAACTGCTTGGGGTTGGTCCCCCAGGCAGGTGGACTTTCAAATTGCATTATTAGATTGAAAGATTGTGTCACATTTAACATAAGCTCCGCGGACTCCTGGAAAATTTTCGAGGAAAATCAATTTAGCTGTCTACGTCGTGCAGATTGATAAACTGTTTGCTTGTTTGACTGATAATCATATCCGGTAAATAAATTAGAGGATAATAGATTTATAAAGTTTGAGAATgattcaccatttttttttttaaacattctACTCTTTTATAATGGCAAACGAGTGGAATTATTAAGACCCtctaaaattattctaaaactcttattttattataattacatttaGGAAAAAGGCACCTACTCgtttaagattttaagaaatgGTCATACTAACcttcatattttcaataagGATACCAAGACTTCATTTTGACTAAGGTGCTCtattaactcaaaaaaattaactccaATGTTTcattataaattgaagaataatattaaagtaaatgtataatatatacatttaaaataatttcaatatttaaaaaatatttgaatactttacaatcttataatatattaagcCAAATAAATAGAagcataatattaaaataaataaatcaaaatttaagttattttcaatattttataaaataattttaatattgttaataaattagatacattttattaattgtaaaatttatttaaccaaAGATATATTTAGAACttctataataaatacaaattatgattcaaatatatcataatttatatgttgaaaattattttgtatattaaaaaattttaatattatttgactAATAGACAagttaaactatttaaattatatttatatttattaaaaaaattaaagctaatttttttaattactatttactAATGGTATTATAGTCAAAAGAAAGATTTGCCAAGGTTGAATCATTTGCTGCAACTCAAGAAAAGCCaataaaattcagttttaGTTCCCTTACTAGCACAAAAccaattgaatcaaatttgtttctctctctctctctcttgtaGTCTCATCTATACAGTTAATTTGCTCaaacttgttttcttttttaaatttgattatttttaattttggaagctagtgttttttatttttgttgagagagcatatttgaaaaaggagattatttaaaaaaaaatgtatttttggCATTAAAGGCAatataattggaaaaaaattttaagatgatTTTGGAGGGGCCATATATTATATACAACATAGTACAAGGGTGGGATATTTCCACCCAATTATTTGTATAAACCCATCCcacttctaaaaaatatttataataaatacacatttttctaataaataaaaatcaacaaaaaaaataatgtaattaatcaattaaatcgttcttatattttttttcttagttgTTTTTTACCATTAAAGGAGCTTTAATATAagttctatttaattattttgctttatgACATAAAATGACCCATtgggccaaaaaaaaatttgttcttGTATCTAATACTTTAGATACTTAATTTTGTGACTTATAATCTAGCTTCTTAAATGAAGcctaataattttcaacattttacatgtaaatgacataaatttgacagcctaataatttaatgagtaTTTTCTCATAAAGACATTATGccagtttaattaaaaatagtcaatttaaatttaggttTAAGTAATCTTATTAGTcccatataaaaaaaactaagttacaacaaaataaattaagatagatttaattgattaattcttttgaattcttctttatttgaaatttttaaaaataatgaaaactttttgtaattattttctaaaagtgGGGtggacatcatcacccataaTACACATGTCCATATAAAGAGAGTTAACACATAAAAGTCGTATAAATAAGTTCAAATAGCGCCCAACacagaaaattaaactaatccaagcttcttttttttgaattaaagtaaTCAGGGGgttgaaaaaagaaacttggttgaaaaaaagaaactttgCATAAATACGCACAAACTATAAAGTGATGTGGTATGAAAATTGTGATTGAATAAAGCAAACGGGCAATGTtataactattaatttttttgtaccAAACTACCAATTGATGTGACATTATATGAGTGGTTAAATGAATACATCAccaaacttatttttattattttatatttttattattttatatttttatttaactaattcttatgtcaaagatttacaaatgggtaatttcttgattttggcATGATATGGCAAAGCAGCAAACATGCATAAGAAAACGAAATGTGCATAAGAGAATGATATCATATTGGTTGCTATAAGGTCCGCTGTTTATTCATACGATATTTccaatctaattaatttaaaattgaaatgtatTTATGACCACACCTTTTGCCTTTTGGCAATTTTTCCGTGCCCGATCATTTCGAATTCTGGACCATCATTTGAAATTTCCGTGTCATTGACTGCTATGGTTCCGTAAGTGGACTTGCAATTAGCCTGAAGTACTAGGCATTTATCACTAAATCACATAACGTGACTTAGTTGCCTGCTTCATGGGAAGAGTTGGTGACCTGTTTGCTTGTTTGATtgagtgggaaaaaaaaacaaaaatttgtttcattttatcaaTCATTCAAGAATCCAGGGACTGAGAGCAAACTCGGAACTGTAGAAAACGAAGAATATAGAAATTGAGGTCCCGAGAAATAGAGAGTAAAATAGATAAAGAAGAATCGGAAAAGAACAAgctagaaaaattaaaatggaagaaaaaaaggccgagaaaagagataaaaataaataaaaagactaGAGAACAAAAATGCATTAGaggattaaaatgaaataatgtaaattagagggtaaaaatattttttgacgTTCGAGAATTTATGTTTTAGCCTTGAGTGGAGTTATTTAAACTCACCAATTTCTTCTCTTTGCCttcttgtttaattaaaatattaattatcaaattaattttgataaaattacctaattaacctctattctctctctctctctctcagcTCTAATCAATTCTTTCGATTTTCTCGTCTACAAATGAATGTGAAATctcataaataattgaaattaattttcctATAGGCTATAACCAATGTCAAATCAAGGCTTAGTGGCTCGAACCGCTTCAAGACTAGGGTTCTCAGGGCCAAAGGGGTTTGCATGCTTCGCTTAGAAATTTTAGAGGCTGAATTACTAAACTCAGCAAACCATTTGGCTCACTGATCTTATTCAAAAGCTCTTTGACCAACagcttaataataataagttaataactactctttcttcaatttataggAACAAATCCACCATCCAAAAATGAGtatcaagaattttaagtAACCACGAAagcaacaaattttttgttttcctatAAATCTGTGTAAAGTTACAAATCTTTgcttcaaattgaaaataaaattaaaaaatcgcAATTCAAATGCCACAAATAAAATGTAGtggaatttatgaaaaaaaaaaatccatggCCAAAGAGAGTGAAAccataagtttttaatttgcaaaaaGTGATGTTGAGGGAGAACAAGCACTgtaagaaagagaagaaaattaatgggcaattttaagattttaaaattttaataattattatatttttatgatgggTGTAAAAAACAATTTAGTGGTTTCAAATAATCTCATCTTTAGCTTTTAGTACAGACATAAGTTCTTTTATCACTCCTAACTGTTAATCTTTTAACCATACAATTAAGAAAAGTTTGCAAAGCAAAGAATCCATGGAAGAGTCAGAATCAAACGAGTGGAGACtctcaagatttttttttccccaagttaatcataaaaatatcatcGGAACTTTCAATTTGCATTATTAGATTGGAAGATTGTGACACATTAATATAAGTCGAACTCGTGGATAATTTTGgaggaaaataaatttagctACCTACTTCATGCGAATTGACGACCTGTTTTCCTGTTTGATTGCGTAtcaaaaaaatggaaatttatttcattttcaagcatTCAAAAGAATCGAGAGACTGAGAGCAACttagaaaagataaaagaggaagaaagtAGAAATTGAGGTCGACAGAAATTATAAAGAGTAAAATAGATAGAGaaggaaaggaaaaaattaaaatgaaagaaataaagacCGAGAgacaaagaggaaaaaaagaagttatcAAAATATGTATTGGATGGTTATAATAACATCGTAAATTAGAGGGTaatagatttataaattttgaaaatttagttGTTATAGTTCTCACtgttaaattttgaactcTATGGAGAAGTTTTAAAACAATCAATCCGTGATTATTCAAGATTCGGTTGCAAGAGCGAtacactttttattttttattttttcattttgagtAGCACTATTGGGCCTtcaataatccttattaagaCCCCtgttttttttggttcttacAACTTAAACCACatatgaaattactttaaaagacaaataaaattctaatgaAAATCATGTAGACTGCACAATTCTCTTCTATGAGCCCATTTAAAATAACGGggaaaaatattcaaaatgaaagagagaaaaaaaattaagtaacaAAGATTTGTTTatgtaaaacataaaatggtccacgaaattattttcattaaagtgGGGTTATTTAAGCCcacaaaatttctttaaacacCCATATTTTtgtagaaaattttatattaaattatcggttaacaaaattattaataaataggtAATActgaaatgattttttatttatatttttagtctTTAATTTTAgctgtcaattttttttttctgataaCAGAAATATGCCAGGATAATTATGAGAAATTAGATTCAACgtaattaattcataattgtAGAACTAAAAAAGTATATAAGACAACACCTATCCCTTTCGGCAAG
This window of the Citrus sinensis cultivar Valencia sweet orange chromosome 8, DVS_A1.0, whole genome shotgun sequence genome carries:
- the LOC107177495 gene encoding receptor-like protein EIX1 isoform X1, with protein sequence MKSTIMSVSVAILFLELFVVAAMINISFCNGNSYVGCIDSEREALLKLKQDLIDPSNRLASWNTGDGDCCKWAGVFCSNITGHVLQLSLQNPFSYLGGDLREVKAGSNYERSKLGGKVNPSLVDLKHLIHLDLSGNDFEGIQIPKYLGSLENLRYLNLSGAKFAGMIPLQLGNLSNLQYLDLSGTFLSNYDLHVDSLSWLSGLYMLEHLDLSQMNLSKASDWLLVTNSLPSLKVLKLTKCQLCHFPPLLSANFSSLKALHLAINNFDNSLFQYGSWVFGLRNLVFIDLSSNQFQGQIPIGLRNLTSLRHLDLRFNYFNSTTPGWLSKFNDLEFLSVAWNSLQGTISSVGLENLTSIETLDLSGNSKLGGKIPTSFARLCKLTSVDLSLIDLSQDFSQVLDTFSSCGAYALESLDLSICQISGHLTNQLLQFKSLHTLELGHNSLFGPLPPALGELSSLKKLDLSNNMLNGFIPLSLGKLSHLEYLDLSNNKLNASLSEIHFVNLTKLTWFSASGNSLILKFNPNWVPPFQLETLQLRSCHLGPHFPSWLHSQKYLSFLDISNTRITDTIPRWFWNSSHYQELNLSNNQIYGVIPYFDHRPLPYQPFEFGLLDLSNNALSGSIIHLICNGDNKSVIISLKLSKNYFSGDIPDCWMNWPHLQVLNLDDNYFTGNLPISIGTLSSLRSLHLRNNRLAGIFPVSLKNCSSLISLDIGENDFFGSIPTWVGERFPRLLTLNLRSNNFHGSLPVQLCHLTFLQILDVAHNNLSGTIPRCINNFTAMATINSSNQKNAIYYFVTRGNIVFEDASVVTKGLLVEYNSILNLVRSIDISKNNFSGEIPMQLTNLEGLQTLNLSHNFFVGKIPENIGNMRSIESLDFSTNRLFGRIPQSMSSLSFLNHLNLSENDLSGQIPSSTQLQSFGASCFSGNDLCGAPLPDCTEKNTFAPEVPNGNGNEDEDADEVDWLLYASMALGFVVGFWCFIGPLLVNRRWRYKYGHFLDGFVDRFCYFIRNEVLYNRGEGFYIGGL
- the LOC107177495 gene encoding receptor-like protein EIX1 isoform X2, which codes for MKSTIMSVSVAILFLELFVVAAMINISFCNGNSYVGCIDSEREALLKLKQDLIDPSNRLASWNTGDGDCCKWAGVFCSNITGHVLQLSLQNPFSYLGGDLREVKAGSNYERSKLGGKVNPSLVDLKHLIHLDLSGNDFEGIQIPKYLGSLENLRYLNLSGAKFAGMIPLQLGNLSNLQYLDLSGTFLSNYDLHVDSLSWLSGLYMLEHLDLSQMNLSKASDWLLVTNSLPSLKVLKLTKCQLCHFPPLLSANFSSLKALHLAINNFDNSLFQYGSWVFGLRNLVFIDLSSNQFQGQIPIGLRNLTSLRHLDLRFNYFNSTTPGWLSKFNDLEFLSVAWNSLQGTISSVGLENLTSIETLDLSGNSKLGGKIPTSFARLCKLTSVDLSLIDLSQDFSQVLDTFSSCGAYALESLDLSICQISGHLTNQLLQFKSLHTLELGHNSLFGPLPPALGELSSLKKLDLSNNMLNGFIPLSLGKLSHLEYLDLSNNKLNASLSEIHFVNLTKLTWFSASGNSLILKFNPNWVPPFQLETLQLRSCHLGPHFPSWLHSQKYLSFLDISNTRITDTIPRWFWNSSHYQELNLSNNQIYGVIPYFDHRPLPYQPFEFGLLDLSNNALSGSIIHLICNGDNKSVIISLKLSKNYFSGDIPDCWMNWPHLQVLNLDDNYFTGNLPISIGTLSSLRSLHLRNNRLAGIFPVSLKNCSSLISLDIGENDFFGSIPTWVGERFPRLLTLNLRSNNFHGSLPVQLCHLTFLQILDVAHNNLSGTIPRCINNFTAMATINSSNQKNAIYYFVTRGNIVFEDASVVTKGLLVEYNSILNLEKFQRILEI